ACCTGTACGATCTGATGAATCAGGCGGATGCATCCTTGATATCTGACAGACTGAATCTGGATGAAAACGATCTGGCCGTTATTCTTTATACCAGCGGCACAACAGGAAAACCGAAAGGCGTAATGCTCACACATAAAAACCTGTACTCAAACGCGGCCAGTTCCGCCTCGCTTAATACGGACGGGAGAAGCACTACGCTTGGCGTTTTGCCGCTTGCGCATGTGTACGGTTTCACTGTCACAAACGTATGCTTTCTGTTAGGAAATTCAGTGGTAATTTTCTCTAAATTTGATCCGGATGCAATCTTTAAGGCAATTGAAACCTACAAAGTGAAAGGTTTTTCGGCTGTTCCCGCGATGATTCACGCGATGGTGACCAGCCCGCACGCGGATAGGTACGACCTGTCCAGCCTGGAGTGGGTCGGTTCCGGTTCTGCCCCTCTGCCGGTTGCTTTGCTTGAAGCGTTCCGGCAAAAATTTAATGCAGAAGTCTATGAGGGATATGGATTGTCAGAGGCGGCTCCAACTGTTACTGCGCATCGTAAGAAAGGGATTGTCAAACCGGGATCGGTTGGCATTCCGATACCGGGTGTTGAAATTCAAATTGTCGATCCGCACGGCCGTGAACTTCCAACCGGGGAAGTAGGGGAATTGATTGTACGAGGGCCGAATGTTACAACCGGATATTTTCAGAATCCGGATGCGACCGAATCCGCCATCCAAAACGGTTGGCTGCATACGGGAGACATGGCAAAGGTAGATGAGGACGGCTACCTGTATATTGTGGACCGCAAAAAGGATTTAATCATTCGCGGCGGGTTCAATATTTATCCGAGGGATTTGGAAGAGCTGTTGGTCAGCCATGAGGCTGTTTCCGAAGCTGCGGTGATCGGGGTGGCGTCCGAACGGCTGGGCGAAGAAGTGATCGCCTATGTTGTGAAACAAGCAGGCAAAGAAGTCACCGAACAGGAACTGATCCAATTTTGTCAGGATCGGCTGGCCAAATATAAAACGCCGCGCCGCATTTTATTTATCGATCAATTGCCGCGTAACGGAGTCGGAAAAATTCTCAAACAGCGATTGCGGGATATGTCGAGTGAAGTGGAACTAATTCTTTAAGATCTATAGTCAAATCTAGCACATAATTGCTAAAATAGAATGTATATATTCAAGCTGCGTGGGATAAGGGGGATCATGATGAAAATTTTGCGTATTTCGATGACCGACCTGACATGGTCAGAGGAAGAATTGAAGTCTGAGTATGCCGCACTTGGCGGACGGGCGCTCACGTCGCGCATCGTGTTTGATGAGGTGATCGGAACCGCGCATCCGTTGGGGTCTAATAATAAACTGGTGTTTGCCAATGGTGTTTTGACGGGATCTCTTGCATCTAGCGCGGAGCGGGTTTCGGTCGGGGCCAAAAGCCCATTGACCGGTGGCATTAAAGAAAGCAATTCTGGCGGAACGGCCGGATTGAAGCAGGGACGATTGGGATATCGGGCGATTGTGGTGGAGGGCATCCGTGATGATATGCAGATTGTACATATCTCAAAAGACGGAGTGCGGTTTGAATCGGCCGATTGGATTTTAGGCAAACCGTTGAGTGAAGCGGCGAACCTTTTGGATGAGAAATTTGGCAAACACATCAGTTATTATATGATCGGCTCTTCGGGAGAACATAAGATGAATCTGGCGGGCATCGCCGTCAAAGACAAGGATGGATCACCCACCCGCTTTTTGGGACGCGGCGGTTTGGGAGCAGTCGCCGGTTCGAAAGGAGTTAAGGCGATTGTATTGGATGATGCAGGAATTGACCGACTGCGCCCAAAACAGCCTGAACAATTCCGCGCAGCTGTCAAACGGTATACAGAGTGGCTGCAGGAAAATCCGGCGACAGGCAAATCATTTCCTGATTACGGAACAGCCGGCTTGGTGCGTACCACGAACCGTTTAGGCGCGTTGCCCACTTTTAACTTCCGGACCGGAAGCTTTGACAAGCATGAGGCAATCAGCGGGGAAACGTTAAGAGAAACCATTCTCGAACGAGGTGGTGCGGGAACCCCGACGCATGCTTGTATGCCAGGCTGTATCATTCGTTGTTCCAACATTTATCCGGATGAAGCGGGCAACAAGATTACGACGCCGATTGAATATGAAAATATCGGGCTGCTCGGATCCAATTTGGGAATTGGCAGTTTGGATGAAATCGCGGAACTGAACCGGCTGTGCAACGAATATGGAGTCGACACGATCGAAACTGGTGGTGCGATCGGGGTATTGATGGAGGCGGGTGTACTTCCATTTGGCGATGTGGAAGGTGCGATCCAGCTTTTGCATGATGTTCATGCCGGGCGGCCAATGGGTCGTATAATTGGCGGCGGCGCTGCGCTGGTCGGAAAGCTCTACGGTGTATATCGGGTTCCGGTAGTTAAAGGACAGAGCATGCCTGCCTATGACCCCCGTGCCATTAAAGGTCTTGGCGTAACATATGCGACATCGCCGATGGGAGCCGATCATACAGCCGGACAGACGATCCGCGCGCAAATCGATCACCACAAAGCGGAAGGCCAAGTAGAGGTTTCTAGAAACGCACAGGAAACGGTTATCATATTTGACAGTTTGGGAATGTGCTATTTTGGGGCATCTGCTGTTGCAGGCCGTTGGGACGGTTTGGCGGAAATAATCTCGGCGTATGTGGGAGAAGCTGTTACAGGTGACGAGATCATGCAAATGGCGAAAGAAACGTTGACGATTGAACACGCATTTAACCGTTCCGCCGGATTCACGCATGTGGACGATCGGCTGCCGGAACATTTTTACACGGAAACCAACCCGGCAAGCGGTACTGTATTTGATGTAAATGAAATGGAAGTGCTGTCGATCGGAGTGGAAGGATACCGATGATGGTTTCGGTTCTGTCCTATATCCCATGGTTGCAGCAAGTGAATGGCGAATATCAGGTGGATGAGGGAACGACTGTTTATGATTTGCTCCATCTAGTGCAAGAACAGCATGAACTGGACTTGCAGTGGGACCGGGATGCATTGGTGGGGATCAACAATCGGATTGCGAAGGCGACCGATATTTTGCAAGCGAGCGATCAGGTTGTGATTATGATGCCCTTAAATGGCGGATAGAAAACGGGAAGCCGATACTCTGCGGAGAATCGGCTTTTTGTGTGGAGCTAAACAGAAAATCATAAATCGATCACAAAAAGGAATGAAATTTTACGTATAAAGTTGAAAACCGTATCTAAATATTTAAAATTGGATCCAATATCCTATGTTTATTTCGAAATATGTGATACTATCATTTTAACGAATATTTTCAAGCGATTCAGACATTCTTACCACATTAAAAACGAAATAGTTGATTCGGAAAGGAGCCATTTATGAAATTTGTAGCAATGAACAAAATTGGTTCAGATGGTACCATCGCGGAAGTGGTTTTGAATCGTCCGGAGGCACGCAATGCGTTTAACACGGAAATGGCCGAAGAACTGTTGGCTGTTTTCCGTACACTTGCGGATTCTTCTGACGTGCGGGTGGTGGTGTTGAGTTCGTCGAATCCGAAATCTTTTTGTTCCGGTGCCGACCTCAAAGAGAGGGATGGCATGACGGATCAACAGTGGAAGGAACAACACAAACTTTTTGAAGAAACGTTCTATGCGCTGGCCGATCTGCCGCAACCGGTAATTGCTGCGGTGGATGGTTATGCGTTGGCCGGCGGATTCGAGATGGTGCTGAACTGCGATTTTATTGTGGCGGCTAAAACCGCAACATTCGGACTTCCGGAAGTAACACGCGGTATTATGCCAGGTGTCGGAGCTTCCCGGTTGCTGGCAAAACGAATCGGCGTTCATTGGGCAAAAGAATGGCTCTGCACCGGTCGTTTTATAACAGCGGAGGAAGCAGACAAAATGGGGCTTGTGAACCGTTTGACAGATACTGAACATTTACGGGAAACCTACCTGGAACTTGCGGAAACGATTGCCCGTAATGCGCCAATCGCGGTTCAAGCCTGCAAATCGGCCGTTGATTCGTTGTTTGGAATGGATGATAAGCTGGCGCGAGTGAAGGAACTTGATTTTTACAACCGCTGCGTAGATACGGAAGATCGTCTGGAAGGCGTTCGCGCTTTCGTTGAAAAACGCCCGCCGCGTTTTAGTGGTCGATAGGATTTAAGTCAATTCGGAATAACAGAGATAGGGAGGGAAACCGATGATTCCTCAAGAACAGAATTTTGGGCCGCTCGCCGGAATTCGAGTGCTGGATTTGACAAGCAATATTTCGGGACCCAGCGCGACCTGTATTTTGGCAGACCTTGGTGCGGAAATCATTAAGATTGAGCGACCGGGTGCAGGTGACGACGCGCGTGGTATGGGACCTCACATGCAGGGAGAATCGGCCTATTTTTTAGCGATTAACCGCAATAAGCAATCGGTAGTTATCGATATTCGTCAGGCAGAAGGCCAACGATTGATTCGCAGGTTAGCCCAGCAAGTCGATATTGTGGTAGAAAATTTCCGAAGAGGCGTACTCGCCAAATATGGTTTGGATGCGCAGTCGCTTCGCGCAGACAACCCGCGACTCATTTATTGTTCCTTGTCCGCTTATGGGGAAGAGGGACCGGATGCGAATAAGCCGGGGTACGATGCGATTCTGCAGGCGCGTACAGGAATGATTAGCATCACGGGTTCACGTTCGGAAGAACCGGCCAGATCAGGGGTTTCTGTGCTGGATATGGGGAGCGGCATGTGGAGTGTCATCGCGATTTTGTCTGCTCTGCATCACAGGGAACGGACGGGTGAAGGACAGGTTGTCGGAACCTCGCTTTTTGAAACCGGCATTTACTGGATGAACTACCATTTGCTCGCTTACCAAGCCACCAAAAGGGACCCTGTGCCGCAAGGAACGTCCCATACGGCATTTGCTCCTTACGGTTCCTATCAGACGGCGGATGATCTGTTGCTAATCGGAATTTCGAATGATTCGCTGTTTGGCAAACTTGTAAATGCGCTCGGCCATGGGGAGTGGGCGGAGGATCCACGTTTCCGCCGGAACAATGACCGATTGCTTCACCGTAATGAGTTGAATGATCTGCTCATAGAATGTTTCCTGCAAAAAACTTGCGGCGAATGGTTGGATATTTTGGATCGGGCGGGTGTTCCGTGTTCCCGCATTCAAAAAGTATCTCAGGTATACCATGATCCCCAATTTGAAGCGATGAAGATGATGTGTACTGTTCCGCATGCCACCTTGGGAACTGTCAGTGTGCCCAGATTGCCTATTCGTTTGGAAAAATCCCCGAATGAAATAAAAACGGGAGCCCCCGTTCTTGGTCAGCACACGGATGAAGTACTGCGTCGTTACGGTGTTACGGAGGAAGAACTGGTTACCCATAAAGCAAACGGTGTAATCGGATAACCTAAACGAAATTTTTTATTCTATAATTCTTAAATCAGAGTGGAGGAATCAGGATGGCGATCGAAGAGAACAAGTTTCATGCTCAATTACGGGAGAATGTACGTGAAATATGTGCCCGTTTTCCCGATAGTTATTGGAGGGAATTGGATGAAAAACGCGCTTATCCGGAGGAGTTCGTTAAAGCTTTGACGCAAGCGGGACACTTGGCTGCACTGATTCCGGAAGAGTATGGCGGTGCGGGATTGGGCATTACGGAAGCGTCTATTATTTTGGAGGAAATGAACCGATCTGGAGGTAATTCAGGAGCTTGTCACGCACAAATGTATA
The sequence above is a segment of the Effusibacillus dendaii genome. Coding sequences within it:
- a CDS encoding class I adenylate-forming enzyme family protein, which gives rise to MLLTDVMKENMERFGEYPFLHYGEKTYTNFETAIHAKQIASALKNLGIQKGDRVLVCMPNCPEVIFSYQGILHAEAVVIPVMFLLHAQEIAFILENSRANAIITSAMLVPKLQEAVRSVATNPMILAVDAPSAENVQNLYDLMNQADASLISDRLNLDENDLAVILYTSGTTGKPKGVMLTHKNLYSNAASSASLNTDGRSTTLGVLPLAHVYGFTVTNVCFLLGNSVVIFSKFDPDAIFKAIETYKVKGFSAVPAMIHAMVTSPHADRYDLSSLEWVGSGSAPLPVALLEAFRQKFNAEVYEGYGLSEAAPTVTAHRKKGIVKPGSVGIPIPGVEIQIVDPHGRELPTGEVGELIVRGPNVTTGYFQNPDATESAIQNGWLHTGDMAKVDEDGYLYIVDRKKDLIIRGGFNIYPRDLEELLVSHEAVSEAAVIGVASERLGEEVIAYVVKQAGKEVTEQELIQFCQDRLAKYKTPRRILFIDQLPRNGVGKILKQRLRDMSSEVELIL
- a CDS encoding aldehyde ferredoxin oxidoreductase C-terminal domain-containing protein, which codes for MKILRISMTDLTWSEEELKSEYAALGGRALTSRIVFDEVIGTAHPLGSNNKLVFANGVLTGSLASSAERVSVGAKSPLTGGIKESNSGGTAGLKQGRLGYRAIVVEGIRDDMQIVHISKDGVRFESADWILGKPLSEAANLLDEKFGKHISYYMIGSSGEHKMNLAGIAVKDKDGSPTRFLGRGGLGAVAGSKGVKAIVLDDAGIDRLRPKQPEQFRAAVKRYTEWLQENPATGKSFPDYGTAGLVRTTNRLGALPTFNFRTGSFDKHEAISGETLRETILERGGAGTPTHACMPGCIIRCSNIYPDEAGNKITTPIEYENIGLLGSNLGIGSLDEIAELNRLCNEYGVDTIETGGAIGVLMEAGVLPFGDVEGAIQLLHDVHAGRPMGRIIGGGAALVGKLYGVYRVPVVKGQSMPAYDPRAIKGLGVTYATSPMGADHTAGQTIRAQIDHHKAEGQVEVSRNAQETVIIFDSLGMCYFGASAVAGRWDGLAEIISAYVGEAVTGDEIMQMAKETLTIEHAFNRSAGFTHVDDRLPEHFYTETNPASGTVFDVNEMEVLSIGVEGYR
- a CDS encoding MoaD/ThiS family protein, whose protein sequence is MMVSVLSYIPWLQQVNGEYQVDEGTTVYDLLHLVQEQHELDLQWDRDALVGINNRIAKATDILQASDQVVIMMPLNGG
- a CDS encoding enoyl-CoA hydratase/isomerase family protein, coding for MKFVAMNKIGSDGTIAEVVLNRPEARNAFNTEMAEELLAVFRTLADSSDVRVVVLSSSNPKSFCSGADLKERDGMTDQQWKEQHKLFEETFYALADLPQPVIAAVDGYALAGGFEMVLNCDFIVAAKTATFGLPEVTRGIMPGVGASRLLAKRIGVHWAKEWLCTGRFITAEEADKMGLVNRLTDTEHLRETYLELAETIARNAPIAVQACKSAVDSLFGMDDKLARVKELDFYNRCVDTEDRLEGVRAFVEKRPPRFSGR
- a CDS encoding CaiB/BaiF CoA transferase family protein encodes the protein MIPQEQNFGPLAGIRVLDLTSNISGPSATCILADLGAEIIKIERPGAGDDARGMGPHMQGESAYFLAINRNKQSVVIDIRQAEGQRLIRRLAQQVDIVVENFRRGVLAKYGLDAQSLRADNPRLIYCSLSAYGEEGPDANKPGYDAILQARTGMISITGSRSEEPARSGVSVLDMGSGMWSVIAILSALHHRERTGEGQVVGTSLFETGIYWMNYHLLAYQATKRDPVPQGTSHTAFAPYGSYQTADDLLLIGISNDSLFGKLVNALGHGEWAEDPRFRRNNDRLLHRNELNDLLIECFLQKTCGEWLDILDRAGVPCSRIQKVSQVYHDPQFEAMKMMCTVPHATLGTVSVPRLPIRLEKSPNEIKTGAPVLGQHTDEVLRRYGVTEEELVTHKANGVIG